One region of Mucilaginibacter gotjawali genomic DNA includes:
- a CDS encoding glycoside hydrolase family 3 protein, with translation MRVLKMRYKWFLVFVINFVSLGAFAQKESYIQSLNHKNHWVDSVFKKMNRRKKIAQLFFIRANTDKGQAYEDSVAKVISDEQIGGLVFFQGGPVRQANLINRYQKLVKVPLMITMDGEWGLGMRLDSTISYPFQMTLGAIQDNKLIYKIGQFVAYDFKRMGMQMNLGPDMDVNNNPDNPVINYRSFGDNKYSVAAKGIAYMQGMQSEGLLTSAKHFPGHGDTNVDSHLDLPLLPFSRERLDTLEEYPFREAIKAGISGIMIAHMNIPALDTTKKLPSTLSRPIVTGVLKDSLGFKGLIVSDAMEMKAVTNYFPEGEADVRAFLAGNDIIELSENSGRAIKLIRKVVRKGGISKQEFEARVKKVLAAKYWTGLNHYQEVSTGNLAADLNRPAAKELVQQLSDAAVTLLKGDANALQMNPLLKTAIISIGVTQPTVFQQELARWYPNSAFFQVGKNTPESELKALLTVLAQYDQIFVSINDTRARPASKLDYSIPVKQFITAIAAHQNSLFSVFANAYTLSTLPGIEKCSALLECYQMTDELQRSAVKIILRQMNPIGRMPVTVKALFYTGEGIRLQ, from the coding sequence ATGAGGGTGCTTAAAATGCGTTATAAATGGTTTTTAGTTTTTGTTATTAATTTTGTTTCATTGGGAGCTTTTGCCCAGAAAGAAAGCTACATACAGTCGTTAAATCACAAAAATCATTGGGTTGATTCGGTCTTTAAGAAGATGAACCGGCGTAAAAAAATCGCACAATTGTTTTTTATCAGGGCGAATACGGATAAAGGACAAGCCTATGAAGATTCGGTTGCAAAAGTGATCAGTGATGAGCAAATTGGCGGACTGGTATTTTTCCAGGGCGGCCCGGTGAGGCAGGCCAACCTCATCAACCGGTATCAAAAACTAGTTAAAGTACCTTTAATGATCACCATGGACGGCGAATGGGGGCTGGGCATGCGGCTGGATTCGACCATCTCGTACCCTTTCCAGATGACGTTGGGCGCTATACAGGATAATAAACTGATCTATAAAATAGGGCAGTTTGTAGCCTATGATTTTAAGCGGATGGGGATGCAGATGAATCTTGGCCCTGATATGGATGTGAATAATAACCCCGACAACCCGGTGATCAATTACCGGTCGTTCGGAGATAATAAATACAGTGTGGCCGCGAAGGGCATTGCCTATATGCAGGGCATGCAAAGCGAAGGCCTTTTAACATCTGCAAAACATTTTCCCGGCCATGGCGATACCAATGTGGATTCGCATCTCGATCTGCCCCTATTGCCCTTCAGCCGCGAACGATTGGATACGCTGGAAGAATATCCCTTTCGTGAGGCGATAAAAGCAGGGATCAGCGGCATAATGATCGCCCATATGAATATTCCCGCGTTGGATACGACCAAAAAGTTGCCCTCCACCTTATCAAGGCCCATTGTTACCGGCGTTTTAAAAGATTCGCTGGGATTTAAAGGGCTTATTGTTTCGGACGCGATGGAAATGAAGGCTGTCACCAATTATTTTCCTGAAGGCGAAGCAGACGTTAGAGCTTTTTTAGCCGGAAATGATATTATTGAATTGTCGGAGAATTCCGGTCGCGCCATAAAACTGATCCGCAAGGTAGTGCGCAAGGGCGGAATTTCGAAACAGGAGTTCGAAGCACGGGTGAAAAAAGTATTAGCGGCCAAATATTGGACCGGTTTAAACCACTATCAGGAAGTTTCGACAGGAAACCTGGCGGCTGATTTGAACCGGCCGGCGGCGAAAGAACTGGTGCAACAACTAAGCGATGCTGCCGTTACCCTGCTAAAGGGCGATGCGAATGCTTTGCAGATGAACCCATTGTTAAAAACAGCCATCATTAGTATCGGCGTAACGCAGCCAACAGTTTTTCAGCAGGAACTTGCGCGTTGGTATCCCAACAGTGCATTTTTCCAGGTGGGTAAAAATACTCCGGAAAGTGAGTTGAAGGCATTATTAACGGTGCTGGCGCAATACGACCAGATTTTTGTCAGCATCAACGATACCCGGGCACGACCAGCGAGTAAACTTGATTATTCCATCCCTGTAAAACAATTTATTACTGCTATTGCGGCTCATCAAAACTCCTTGTTCAGTGTTTTTGCAAATGCCTATACGCTGTCAACCCTGCCGGGGATTGAAAAATGCAGCGCCCTGCTTGAATGTTACCAGATGACGGATGAGCTGCAGCGGTCGGCTGTGAAAATTATACTCAGGCAAATGAACCCGATTGGGAGGATGCCCGTTACCGTGAAGGCACTTTTTTATACTGGGGAAGGTATAAGACTTCAATAA
- a CDS encoding porin family protein: MKKLLFFAICLLVAGSVCAQGYYGPRRVRRPPPRSQFDDFYKIRAGITGGLNVANTVDAYNSNFSTAAIAGFNAGLFLDLPLVYPLSFEPEVLYSQKGYAAVTTYGNFTQRSNYIDIPLLLKFKLSPTFNILVGPQVAIPVSMTNTYDNGFDVTAQQYYNTYGEKTILDGVVGVSFDLSRDVELRARYTIDLQPNDQNASYGGDYRNQVWQVGLGFKFE; the protein is encoded by the coding sequence ATGAAAAAACTTCTCTTTTTTGCGATATGCCTGCTGGTTGCAGGTTCGGTATGCGCACAAGGTTATTATGGCCCCCGTCGCGTAAGGCGTCCGCCTCCACGCAGTCAATTTGATGATTTTTATAAAATAAGGGCTGGCATTACCGGTGGTTTAAACGTGGCCAATACAGTAGATGCCTACAATTCTAATTTTAGTACGGCGGCTATTGCCGGTTTTAATGCAGGCTTGTTCCTCGATCTGCCTTTGGTTTACCCTTTAAGTTTTGAGCCTGAAGTATTGTACTCACAAAAGGGTTATGCGGCTGTAACTACCTATGGCAACTTTACGCAGCGTTCAAATTACATTGACATTCCGTTATTGCTGAAATTTAAGTTGTCGCCAACATTTAATATCCTGGTTGGGCCGCAGGTAGCGATCCCGGTTTCAATGACAAACACCTACGATAACGGCTTTGATGTTACTGCCCAGCAGTATTACAATACTTATGGTGAAAAAACCATCCTTGACGGCGTTGTTGGTGTAAGTTTTGACCTGAGCCGCGATGTTGAATTACGTGCCCGGTACACTATCGACCTTCAGCCCAATGACCAAAATGCTTCTTATGGCGGCGATTACCGCAACCAGGTTTGGCAGGTTGGCTTAGGGTTTAAGTTTGAATAA
- a CDS encoding nucleotide-diphospho-sugar transferase yields the protein MKNSPTAGYHTKSAVLFVVFNRPETTKRVFEAIRIAQPKRLYIVADGPRRDYPGDVEQCKQTRQILSLIDWDCEVKTLLREENAGCKNGVSSAINWFFEQEEEGIILEDDCLPANSFFKFCDTLLEKYRYDTRIRHITGCNLQFGKKWGDASYYFSNRTHVWGWASWRRVWNDYDVNLTKYDGTEVKAQLKNIYNDDFVADAWTNIFNELKAGKINSWAYPLDFCNFFNNGLVIIPNENLVTNIGFKAGATHTVDEESSYANIPLIEIGEITDPVFFVPQKQADLSIINRDFNIEQRRVKHNAWHRKLKRWIKSKLK from the coding sequence ATGAAGAATAGTCCCACAGCCGGATATCATACCAAATCAGCTGTGTTGTTTGTGGTTTTTAACCGGCCCGAAACAACAAAAAGGGTTTTTGAGGCGATAAGGATCGCGCAGCCCAAACGCCTGTATATTGTTGCTGACGGCCCGCGAAGGGATTACCCCGGCGATGTGGAACAGTGTAAGCAAACCCGGCAAATACTAAGTTTGATAGATTGGGATTGTGAAGTAAAAACACTTCTCAGGGAGGAGAATGCAGGATGTAAGAATGGCGTATCTTCGGCGATTAACTGGTTTTTTGAGCAGGAAGAGGAGGGCATTATACTGGAGGACGATTGCCTGCCGGCCAATAGTTTTTTTAAATTTTGCGATACCTTGCTGGAGAAATACCGTTATGATACCCGCATCAGGCATATCACCGGCTGCAATTTGCAATTTGGCAAAAAATGGGGCGACGCCAGTTATTATTTCTCTAACCGCACCCATGTTTGGGGCTGGGCGAGCTGGCGCAGGGTGTGGAATGATTATGACGTAAACCTTACTAAATACGATGGCACCGAAGTAAAGGCGCAGCTAAAAAATATTTATAATGATGATTTTGTTGCTGACGCCTGGACGAATATTTTTAATGAGCTAAAGGCCGGAAAAATAAACTCATGGGCTTACCCGCTTGATTTTTGCAACTTTTTTAATAATGGGCTGGTGATCATTCCGAATGAAAACCTGGTGACGAACATCGGGTTTAAGGCAGGCGCTACCCATACGGTTGATGAAGAAAGTAGCTATGCTAACATACCCCTGATAGAAATCGGCGAAATAACTGATCCTGTTTTTTTTGTTCCTCAAAAACAGGCCGATCTTTCTATCATCAACCGCGATTTTAATATTGAACAGAGAAGGGTTAAGCATAACGCCTGGCACAGGAAATTGAAGCGATGGATCAAATCAAAACTCAAATAA
- a CDS encoding glycosyltransferase family 2 protein, with protein sequence MSSPLVSIALCTYNGEKYLAQLLDTLVAQTYKNIEIIAVDDNSSDKSFNILSEYASLYPYFQVYKNDVNLGFTGNFERALTFCKGDLIAFCDQDDLWDPQKIEIQVKAIGDNLVIYHDSEFINEQNQSLHQKMSDLLNFYRGDDPRAFLFFNCVSGHSMLIKKQLLPDAMPFPKGFYYDWWLAYVAVNSGKIDFVPQCLVKYRQHDDSDTDVLKKKEAENDPHRHKEMGQIYNERLKWLRQCAKFKKNKNPEFVYTLYTLYYERVNNYFSPALAILMKKI encoded by the coding sequence ATGAGTAGCCCCTTAGTATCAATTGCCCTTTGCACTTACAATGGCGAAAAATATCTTGCCCAGCTTTTAGATACGCTTGTTGCCCAAACCTATAAAAACATTGAAATTATTGCCGTAGATGATAATTCATCAGATAAATCATTCAATATTCTTTCTGAATATGCTTCATTATACCCATATTTCCAGGTGTACAAAAACGATGTCAACTTAGGGTTTACAGGTAACTTTGAACGTGCATTGACTTTTTGTAAAGGCGATTTAATAGCGTTTTGCGATCAGGATGATCTGTGGGATCCGCAAAAAATTGAGATCCAGGTAAAGGCGATTGGCGACAACCTGGTTATTTATCATGATTCGGAATTTATTAATGAGCAAAACCAGTCGCTGCATCAAAAAATGTCGGATCTGTTGAATTTTTACCGTGGCGATGACCCCAGGGCGTTTTTGTTTTTTAACTGTGTTTCCGGCCATTCCATGCTCATCAAAAAACAGCTTCTGCCGGATGCGATGCCATTTCCAAAAGGGTTTTATTATGATTGGTGGCTCGCCTATGTAGCCGTAAATTCCGGCAAAATTGATTTTGTGCCGCAATGCCTGGTTAAATACAGGCAGCACGATGATAGCGATACGGATGTATTAAAAAAGAAAGAAGCTGAAAACGACCCGCACCGGCACAAAGAGATGGGGCAGATATACAATGAACGGTTAAAGTGGTTACGTCAATGTGCTAAATTTAAAAAGAATAAAAACCCTGAGTTTGTTTATACCTTATATACGCTGTATTACGAACGCGTAAACAACTATTTTTCGCCCGCGCTGGCTATTTTAATGAAGAAAATATAG
- a CDS encoding DUF5672 family protein, with protein MNENFKVAVIIPFYRDTIFEYEQIALDQCEKVLSNYPIIAIKPESLVLPEAADKYSFFKTVSFEDKYFKGIKGYNSLMLSDLFYSKFLEYEYILIYQLDAFVFKDELDFWCKQGYDYIGAPWIRNKVYPNIFKELASRFLFKVHTRFDLKKNGLPTKKQFDNKVGNGGFSLRRVQKFYEISKKMRPEIAKYLERDEHEYNEDAFWSIEANRNKKRLKIPSYKIGLKFSIEIFPYRAFKTNNEQLPFGCHAWDIHPDFWRPIFKQFGYTI; from the coding sequence ATGAATGAAAATTTTAAAGTAGCAGTAATTATTCCTTTTTACCGTGACACCATTTTTGAATATGAACAGATAGCGCTGGATCAATGTGAAAAGGTGCTTTCTAATTACCCGATCATCGCTATTAAACCCGAAAGTTTGGTTTTGCCTGAGGCAGCTGACAAATATTCCTTTTTTAAGACAGTAAGTTTTGAGGATAAGTATTTTAAAGGAATAAAAGGATATAACTCACTGATGCTTTCCGATCTGTTTTACAGTAAGTTTTTGGAATATGAGTATATTTTAATTTACCAGCTGGATGCTTTTGTGTTTAAAGATGAGCTCGATTTTTGGTGTAAACAGGGCTATGATTATATCGGTGCACCCTGGATCCGCAATAAAGTATATCCGAATATTTTTAAAGAATTAGCATCCCGGTTCCTGTTTAAGGTGCACACCCGTTTTGATCTGAAAAAAAATGGCTTGCCGACCAAAAAACAATTCGACAATAAAGTTGGCAACGGTGGCTTTTCGCTCAGAAGGGTTCAGAAATTCTATGAGATCAGTAAAAAAATGCGGCCGGAGATTGCAAAATACCTGGAACGTGACGAACATGAATATAATGAAGATGCTTTTTGGAGTATTGAAGCCAACAGGAACAAAAAAAGATTAAAAATTCCTTCGTACAAAATTGGATTAAAATTTTCAATCGAAATATTTCCCTATCGCGCGTTTAAAACCAATAACGAGCAATTGCCTTTTGGTTGCCACGCCTGGGATATACACCCTGATTTTTGGCGGCCAATATTTAAACAATTTGGTTACACCATTTAA
- a CDS encoding ABC transporter ATP-binding protein, translated as MKTYFRLLSFAKPIEKFAIPYIITTIFSVIFSTLNLALLAPLLQTLFSGKHGAFVHLGARPSFFDIMGIFNYYVQYMLNNYGAWTTLEFVCAVIVISALLANLFRYLSQRTMENLRVHTLLNFRRTVFNNVMNLHLGFFSNERKGDIISKIASDVQVVQFSVTGTLQVVFKEPLTLIAFMAMLFNMSANLTFYSLLVIPVSAFVISRIVKRLKSQAIASQQTYGNMISYLDEALSGIKIIKAFNATEFIKNKFNKENVKYSSITRSMARRQQLASPVSEFFGITMIACIVLYGGHLIFVKDASSLKPEIFITYIALFSQVMRPAKAMSDSFSTIHSGIAAGERVLALIDEKPLIVDAPDATAINEFNESIELKQVTFAYDDKVVLAEIDFRVPKGKTVALVGPSGGGKSTLMDLIPRFIEPKSGEILIDGKNIRALKVDSVRSLMGIVNQESILFNDTIFNNIAFGKTNATREQVEAAARIANAHNFILETEKGYETNIGDRGTKLSGGQRQRICIARAVLSNPPIMLLDEATSALDTESEKLVQDALNNLMKNRTSLIIAHRLSTIQNADIIVVLENGRIVEQGNHHQLIEKNGLYRRLIDMQTFSAD; from the coding sequence ATGAAGACTTATTTCCGGCTGCTATCTTTTGCAAAACCAATTGAGAAGTTTGCCATCCCTTATATTATTACCACCATATTCTCTGTAATTTTCAGTACGCTAAACCTTGCTTTACTTGCCCCTTTGCTGCAAACATTATTTTCGGGTAAACATGGTGCTTTTGTTCACCTCGGAGCAAGGCCGTCGTTCTTCGACATTATGGGGATCTTTAACTATTATGTGCAGTATATGCTGAATAATTATGGCGCATGGACAACGCTTGAATTTGTTTGCGCCGTTATCGTAATATCGGCTTTGCTGGCCAACCTTTTTCGCTATTTGTCACAACGTACTATGGAGAATTTGCGGGTGCATACCTTGTTGAATTTCAGGAGAACGGTTTTTAACAACGTAATGAATCTTCACCTTGGCTTTTTTAGTAATGAGCGTAAGGGAGATATAATTTCCAAAATAGCCTCTGACGTTCAGGTTGTCCAGTTTTCTGTAACGGGTACCCTACAGGTAGTGTTTAAGGAGCCACTTACGCTGATCGCTTTTATGGCAATGTTATTCAATATGTCAGCTAACCTGACGTTCTATTCACTGCTTGTGATACCTGTTTCTGCATTTGTTATCTCCCGTATTGTAAAAAGGTTAAAATCTCAGGCTATAGCCTCCCAGCAGACTTACGGCAATATGATCAGTTACCTTGACGAGGCCTTGTCTGGCATTAAAATAATAAAGGCTTTTAATGCGACGGAGTTTATCAAGAACAAGTTTAATAAGGAAAACGTTAAGTATTCCTCCATTACCCGTTCAATGGCCAGGCGCCAGCAATTAGCTTCGCCGGTTTCGGAATTTTTTGGTATTACCATGATTGCCTGTATTGTTTTATATGGTGGACATTTAATCTTTGTAAAGGATGCTTCGTCATTAAAACCGGAAATATTTATCACTTATATCGCATTATTTTCGCAGGTGATGCGTCCGGCCAAAGCAATGTCCGATTCATTCAGCACAATTCATTCAGGTATAGCAGCAGGTGAAAGGGTTTTGGCTTTGATTGATGAAAAGCCGCTGATTGTGGATGCGCCTGATGCTACTGCTATTAATGAGTTTAACGAAAGCATCGAATTAAAACAGGTAACTTTTGCCTATGACGATAAGGTTGTTTTAGCTGAAATTGATTTTCGCGTGCCGAAAGGGAAAACCGTAGCATTGGTTGGCCCGTCAGGTGGCGGTAAATCAACATTAATGGACCTGATCCCGCGTTTTATTGAGCCAAAATCAGGCGAGATATTGATTGACGGGAAAAATATCCGGGCGTTGAAGGTGGATTCGGTAAGATCCCTAATGGGGATAGTGAATCAGGAATCGATCCTTTTTAATGATACCATTTTTAACAATATAGCTTTTGGCAAAACAAACGCTACCCGTGAGCAGGTGGAAGCCGCCGCGCGTATCGCTAACGCCCACAATTTTATTTTGGAAACCGAAAAAGGGTATGAAACCAATATCGGCGACCGCGGCACCAAGTTGTCGGGCGGCCAGCGGCAGCGCATCTGCATAGCACGTGCGGTGCTGAGCAACCCGCCGATTATGCTGCTGGATGAAGCTACCTCGGCTTTGGATACCGAATCGGAAAAACTAGTGCAGGACGCTTTAAACAACCTGATGAAAAACCGTACCTCCCTTATCATCGCGCACCGCTTAAGTACCATTCAAAATGCTGACATTATTGTAGTGCTTGAAAATGGCAGAATTGTTGAACAGGGTAATCATCACCAGCTGATTGAAAAAAATGGTTTATACCGCAGGCTGATCGATATGCAAACCTTTAGCGCCGATTGA
- a CDS encoding glycosyltransferase family 9 protein — translation MDNRINFEAIKMPGKNRNLFRITRFILLRIPGLLKFLAKFRSGRPRLLMIKTDAIGDYILFRNFIEIIARSEIYKGYEMDLLGNALWLDLALKHDGEFVNEFFFINPDDLYYSPIQTFKLGLKLFRENYHTVLQPAFSRTFLNDGLAGFTAAKNIIGFGGDTERIAARYKLKTDKLYTSLFMLPQNIVFEFDRSKFFIEQVLLQPVAIDGPFIAIENKKRNGVVIFPGAGVSKRRWEAEKFLALIKLILQHSKAPVSIAGSVGEMEIADYLMERLPAGSVNNLTGATTLNGLIELIGNAALIISNETSAIHIAAAVKTPSVCILGGGHFGRFAPYPFAFDDSPACVYEKMDCYNCNWNCIYPIQGNGTFPCITAISVGQVWNSVQLYL, via the coding sequence TTGGATAATCGGATCAACTTTGAAGCGATAAAGATGCCCGGCAAAAACAGGAACTTATTCAGGATAACCCGCTTTATATTGTTGAGGATTCCGGGCCTGTTAAAGTTTTTGGCAAAGTTCAGATCAGGCCGGCCGCGGCTGCTGATGATCAAGACCGATGCCATTGGCGACTACATATTATTCAGGAATTTTATTGAAATCATAGCCAGATCTGAAATATATAAGGGCTATGAGATGGATTTATTGGGCAACGCGCTTTGGCTGGATCTCGCCCTTAAACATGATGGTGAGTTTGTAAATGAATTCTTTTTCATTAACCCGGATGATCTGTATTATTCGCCCATTCAAACCTTTAAATTAGGCCTAAAGCTTTTTCGGGAAAATTATCACACCGTTTTACAGCCTGCTTTTTCGCGGACTTTTTTGAACGACGGGCTGGCCGGGTTTACCGCCGCAAAAAATATCATCGGTTTTGGAGGTGACACGGAAAGGATAGCTGCACGGTATAAATTAAAAACCGATAAGCTTTACACCAGCCTTTTCATGTTGCCTCAAAATATTGTTTTTGAATTTGACAGGTCGAAATTTTTTATTGAACAGGTATTATTACAACCAGTTGCTATTGATGGTCCCTTTATTGCTATTGAAAATAAAAAACGCAATGGGGTAGTCATCTTTCCGGGAGCGGGTGTATCAAAAAGAAGATGGGAAGCCGAAAAATTTCTGGCATTAATAAAACTCATTCTTCAGCATTCAAAAGCCCCGGTTTCAATTGCGGGAAGCGTGGGTGAAATGGAAATAGCCGATTATTTAATGGAACGCCTGCCCGCAGGCAGCGTGAATAATTTAACAGGCGCAACCACTTTAAATGGATTGATTGAGTTGATTGGCAATGCCGCCTTAATTATCAGTAATGAAACCAGCGCCATCCATATAGCGGCAGCAGTAAAAACACCGTCAGTTTGTATTTTGGGAGGCGGGCACTTCGGGCGTTTTGCACCCTATCCGTTTGCTTTTGACGATTCGCCGGCATGTGTTTACGAGAAAATGGACTGCTATAATTGTAACTGGAATTGTATTTATCCGATACAGGGAAATGGCACTTTTCCCTGTATAACGGCGATAAGTGTCGGGCAAGTCTGGAATTCTGTTCAATTATATTTATAA
- a CDS encoding glycosyltransferase family 2 protein yields MPREDSLKPFKNCSSSISNGKISIIIATLNAGATLQACLNSVYTQCYPEIEIIIIDGKSTDNTLEIIKQNRSHISVSISEPDAGVYDAMNKGIKKATGKWYYFLGADDVLFADFSGLAFQLADAAAIYYGSVLTRGVKRFGYVSMYQMAKTGIFHQAIIYPASIFKKYEYEQKYHVFGDYAFNIKCYGDKNIKWIFKDYIIANFNHTGLSSFEADDTFEKDKPGLVRENFNTLIWLRFRLKMIKKIWLKKS; encoded by the coding sequence ATGCCCCGTGAAGATAGTTTAAAGCCTTTTAAAAATTGCAGCTCCTCAATTTCCAACGGGAAGATCTCCATTATAATAGCAACACTTAACGCCGGCGCTACTTTACAAGCTTGTTTAAACAGTGTATACACCCAGTGTTATCCCGAAATTGAAATCATTATTATTGACGGTAAAAGCACCGACAATACCCTTGAAATAATAAAACAAAACCGTTCACATATTTCTGTGAGTATCAGTGAACCGGATGCAGGGGTTTATGATGCCATGAATAAGGGGATAAAAAAAGCAACGGGCAAATGGTATTATTTTTTAGGGGCCGACGATGTTTTATTTGCTGATTTCTCCGGCCTGGCGTTTCAGCTTGCTGACGCTGCTGCCATTTACTACGGCAGTGTGCTTACCAGGGGTGTAAAACGCTTTGGTTATGTATCTATGTACCAAATGGCCAAAACCGGCATCTTTCACCAGGCCATTATTTACCCGGCGTCGATATTTAAAAAATACGAGTACGAACAAAAATACCATGTATTTGGTGATTATGCCTTTAACATTAAATGCTACGGCGATAAAAACATAAAGTGGATATTTAAAGATTACATCATCGCAAATTTTAACCACACGGGATTGTCAAGCTTTGAAGCCGATGACACGTTTGAAAAAGACAAACCCGGATTGGTCCGCGAAAATTTTAATACCCTGATTTGGCTAAGGTTCAGGTTGAAAATGATAAAGAAGATTTGGTTAAAGAAAAGTTAA
- a CDS encoding glycosyltransferase family 2 protein: MDIRKSVSIVIPNYNGRHLLQEYLPYTYEVVAAAGIEYEIIVVDDGSKDDSVEFIRSAYPNVILVVNAENKGFSYTCNRGIEIAQHELTLLLNSDVKLTHGYFDQQWKYFLRWDTFGVMGRIIDMEGDHIQDAARVPKLNGFKLKTDFFYYTNNEKDRLYTFYLSGANALISTEKLKQTGGFYELFSPFYCEDMELSVRAWRMNWKCYYEHNSVCRHKVSASTKNYQTAKWVKSIYFRNRFYFHALHLNGWALKAWYLQITIIDLLPKLLVGQTWIWKSYRELFANRALIAQYKSKINNLLHNNNSRLTIFDVVDKVRSSVYHKTIERFKP; the protein is encoded by the coding sequence GTGGATATCAGGAAAAGTGTTTCAATTGTTATTCCCAATTATAATGGCAGGCACCTGCTGCAGGAGTATCTGCCTTACACCTATGAGGTGGTTGCCGCTGCAGGGATTGAATATGAAATTATTGTTGTTGATGATGGGTCAAAAGATGATTCGGTTGAATTTATCAGGTCAGCTTATCCCAATGTGATCCTGGTGGTTAATGCCGAAAATAAGGGGTTTTCTTATACCTGCAACAGGGGGATCGAAATTGCTCAGCATGAACTCACCCTGCTTTTAAACTCCGATGTGAAGCTTACCCACGGGTATTTTGACCAGCAATGGAAGTACTTTTTAAGGTGGGACACTTTTGGAGTAATGGGGCGTATTATTGATATGGAGGGAGACCATATACAGGATGCTGCAAGGGTACCTAAGTTAAATGGTTTTAAATTAAAAACCGATTTTTTTTACTACACCAACAATGAAAAGGACCGCTTGTATACGTTTTATCTATCGGGTGCAAACGCATTAATCAGCACCGAAAAGCTAAAGCAAACGGGGGGCTTTTATGAGTTGTTTTCGCCGTTCTATTGCGAGGACATGGAACTTAGCGTGAGAGCGTGGCGCATGAACTGGAAATGTTACTATGAGCATAATTCTGTTTGCAGGCACAAGGTTTCGGCAAGTACCAAAAACTACCAGACTGCAAAGTGGGTAAAAAGCATTTATTTTCGTAACCGGTTTTACTTTCATGCGCTTCATTTAAATGGCTGGGCGTTAAAAGCGTGGTATTTGCAGATCACGATTATTGACCTGTTGCCAAAGTTGCTTGTTGGGCAAACATGGATTTGGAAAAGCTACAGGGAATTATTCGCGAACAGGGCCTTAATTGCCCAATACAAAAGCAAGATCAACAATTTGCTCCATAACAATAATAGCCGGTTAACTATTTTTGATGTGGTAGATAAGGTACGGTCGTCGGTTTATCATAAAACGATAGAAAGATTCAAACCCTGA
- a CDS encoding glycosyltransferase family protein, whose product MKVSGFTFIRNAVKNDYPVVEAITSILPVCDEFVVALGNSDDETESLIKGINSPKIKIINTVWDDSLRDGGAVFAAQTDIAFNAISPDADWAFYIQGDECVHEKYLPLIKKEMEDNLGDKNIEGLLFKYLHFYGSYDYYGHSRRWYRREIRILRNNKAIHSYRDAQGFRLDGRKIKVKLIDAYIYHYGWVKPPEGLKNKLRNFNQFYHDDTWLAQNLPESFEFDYKNADRLIRFAGTHPQVMKKRIEATNWNLDIDLKKLHKKMTFRRKLLQKIEDLTGWRVSEYRNYKIFK is encoded by the coding sequence ATGAAGGTATCGGGGTTTACGTTTATCAGGAATGCAGTAAAAAATGATTATCCTGTTGTTGAGGCCATTACTTCAATTTTACCTGTTTGTGATGAATTTGTGGTGGCCCTTGGAAATAGTGACGACGAAACCGAAAGCCTGATAAAAGGCATCAATTCGCCCAAAATAAAAATAATTAATACGGTTTGGGACGATTCCCTGCGCGATGGGGGAGCGGTATTTGCTGCGCAAACGGATATTGCCTTTAATGCCATTTCGCCGGATGCTGACTGGGCTTTTTATATCCAGGGTGACGAATGTGTGCACGAAAAATATCTTCCGTTAATAAAAAAAGAGATGGAAGATAACCTGGGTGATAAAAATATAGAAGGCTTATTATTTAAATACCTTCATTTTTACGGCTCATATGATTATTACGGACACTCGCGCAGATGGTACAGGCGCGAGATACGGATACTAAGAAACAATAAGGCGATCCACTCATACAGGGATGCGCAGGGTTTCAGGCTTGATGGCCGCAAAATTAAAGTAAAACTGATTGACGCCTATATCTATCACTATGGCTGGGTAAAACCTCCTGAAGGTTTGAAAAATAAATTGCGCAATTTTAACCAGTTTTATCATGATGATACCTGGCTGGCGCAAAACCTTCCTGAATCTTTTGAATTTGATTACAAGAATGCCGACAGGCTGATCCGGTTTGCCGGTACCCATCCGCAGGTGATGAAAAAAAGGATTGAAGCCACTAACTGGAACCTGGATATCGACTTAAAAAAACTCCATAAAAAAATGACTTTCAGAAGGAAGTTGTTACAAAAAATTGAGGACCTTACGGGGTGGAGAGTGAGCGAATACCGTAATTATAAAATATTTAAATAG